In Phyllopteryx taeniolatus isolate TA_2022b chromosome 13, UOR_Ptae_1.2, whole genome shotgun sequence, the following are encoded in one genomic region:
- the dctn1b gene encoding dynactin subunit 1 isoform X15 produces the protein MSQPRRSTFSRTPRMSSDGGGGRPPKAGSLVEVIGKGHRGRVAYIGATLFASGKWVGVILDEAKGKNDGTVQGKRYFTCEDGHGIFVRQSQIQLVDDGADTTSPETPEPSATKVPKRDILDTSKSTKLRGVKPKKTTARRPKPSRPAGSGGKGPASGSASASAGEMSSSEASTPAQTPLAAPVIPTLHSPGNPPPPVPSKEEEALRTQVKDLEEKLETLKVKRTEDKAKVKELEKYKIQLEQLQEWRSKMQEQQAELQKQLKEAKREAKEALEAREHYMEEMSDTADAIEMATLDKEMAEERAESLQLEVDSMKEKVEELTMDLEILKHEIEEKGSDGAASSYHVKQLEEQNSRLKEALVRMRDLSASEKQEHLKLQKQMEKKNVELDALRGNKEKLQEEMSAAEKTIDELKEQVDAALGAEEMVETLTERNLDLEEKVRELRETVTDLEAINEMNDELQENARETELELREMLDLSAARVREADKRVEAAQETVADYQQTIKKYRELTAHLQEVNRELTSQQEATAELQQQQRPAPAEMFDFKIKFAETKAYAKAMEMELRKMEVTQANRHVSLLTSFMPESFLRHGGDHDCILVLLLLPRLVCKAELISKQAQEKFDLNENCAERSGLRGSAGEQLSFAGGLVYSLSLLRATLHKYEQALSQCGVEVYKKIGSLYSEMSVHERSLDFLIELLHKDQLDETVNVEVLTKAIKYYQQLYGVHLSEQSEDCTLQLADHIRFTQSALDCVSVEAGRLRAFLHAGQETTDLAVLLKDLETSCGDVRQFCKKIRRRMPGTDAPGIPSALCFGPQVSETLRECRKQLTWAVALLQEVAAAGAQMMSPLGEHEGLAAVKLEDVAFKAGEQIYGRPGANPYECLRQSCCVVIATMNKMATAMQEGEYDAERPRAKDTPPVELRAAAVRAEMTDAEGLGMKLEDRETVIKELKKSLKIKGEELSEANVRLSLLEKKLDSSSKDADERVEKIQTRLDEAQNLLKKKEKNFEETMDALQADIDQLEAEKAELKQRVVGGGQAKMAGDGPRGGGPPGMPACASCASGVQVVDSPLLTCQLEAQRHCIKQLKNQNNWLKAEKMRSQLAALPPLRVTKLPSRDSGLAPLSGALYRKTDQLLETLLQMSANVKVVDITGKCPVTPSAQLLEQTARLQSLRDTLDRLKDEVAEHVVKQQPGARVPSDFATFPATAFVKAEEEKRDGDCVLVGRVMVPCPRGQEQVHRLLLTQRQLRHVHGLLRT, from the exons ATGTCACAACCCAGGAGGAGCACGTTCAGTCGG ACGCCCAGGATGAGCTCGGACGGCGGCGGGGGGCGGCCCCCCAAGGCGGGTTCCTTGGTGGAGGTGATCGGCAAGGGGCACCGCGGCAGGGTGGCCTACATCGGCGCCACCCTCTTCGCCTCGGGCAAGTGGGTGGGCGTCATCCTGGACGAGGCTAAAGGCAAGAACGACGGCACCGTGCAGGGGAAGCGCTACTTCACCTGCGAGGACGGCCACGGCATTTTTGTCAGACAGTCGCAG ATCCAACTCGTAGACGATGGCGCAGACACCACGTCCCCCGAGACGCCCGAGCCCAGCGCCACCAAGGTGCCCAAGCGAG ACATCCTGGACACCTCCAAGTCCACCAAACTG CGAGGAGTCAAGCCCAAAAAG acCACGGCCAGAAGGCCCAAG CCGAGCCGTCCCGCAGGCTCCGGCGGGAAGGGGCCGGCGTCCGGCTCGGCCTCGGCTTCGGCCGGCGAGATGAGCAGCAGCGAGGCCAGCACGCCCGCCCAGACCCCGCTGGCCGCCCCGGTCATCCCCACCTTGCACTCGCCCGGGAACCCTCCGCCACCCGTGCCCAGCAAG GAGGAGGAGGCTCTGCGTACTCAGGTGAAGGACCTGGAGGAGAAGCTGGAGACGCTGAAGGTGAAGCGCACTGAGGACAAGGCCAAGGTGAAGGAGCTGGAGAAGTACAAGATCCAGCTGGAGCAGCTGCAGGAGTGGAGGAGCAAGATGCAGGAGCAGCAGGCCGAGCTGCAGAAGCAACTCAAGGAGGCCAAACGG GAGGCCAAGGAAGCCCTGGAGGCCAGGGAGCACTACATGGAGGAGATGTCGGACACGGCCGACGCCATCGAGATGGCCACGCTGGACAAGGAGATGGCCGAGGAGCGCGCGGAGTCCCTGCAGCTGGAGGTGGACTCCATGAAGGAGAAGGTGGAGGAGCTCACCATGGACCTGGAGATCCTCAAGCACGAGATCGAGGAGAAAG GCTCTGACGGCGCTGCGTCCAGCTATCACGTCAAACAGCTGGAGGAGCAAAACAGCAGGCTGAAGGAAGCTCTGGTCAG GATGCGAGATCTGTCGGCGTCGGAGAAGCAGGAGCACTTGAAGCTGCAGAAGCAGATGGAGAAGAAGAACGTGGAGCTGGACGCTTTGAGGGGCAACAAGGAGAAGCTGCAAGAGGAAATGTCAGCGGCGGAGAAGACCATCGACGAGCTCAAAGAGCAG GTGGATGCAGCTTTGGGGGCCGAGGAGATGGTGGAGACCCTGACGGAGAGGAACTTGGATCTGGAGGAGAAAGTGCGGGAGCTGAGGGAGACCGTCACCGACTTG GAGGCCATCAACGAGATGAACGACGAGCTGCAGGAGAACGCCCGCGAGACGGAGCTGGAGCTGAGGGAGATGCTGGACCTGAGCGCGGCCCGCGTGCGAGAGGCCGACAAGCGGGTGGAGGCGGCGCAGGAGACGGTGGCCGACTACCAGCAGACCATCAAGAAGTACCGCGAGCTCACCGCTCACCTGCAG GAAGTGAACCGGGAGCTGACCAGCCAGCAGGAAGCGACCGCCGAgcttcagcagcagcagcggccgGCGCCGGCCGAGATGTTTGACTTCAAGATCAAGTTTGCTGAGACAAAGGCGTACGCCAAG GCCATGGAGATGGAGCTGAGAAAGATGGAGGTGACTCAGGCCAACAGACACGTTTCCCTGCTCACCTCCTTCATGCCCGAGTCGTTCCTGCGCCACGGCGGCGACCACGACTGCATCCTGGTGCTGCTGCTCCTCCCCAGACTCGTCTGCAAG GCGGAGCTGATCAGCAAACAAGCGCAGGAGAAGTTCGATCTGAACGAGAACTGCGCGGAGCGAAGCGGACTGAGGGGGTCCGCGGGCGAGCAGCTGAGCTTCGCCGGCGGCCTGGTCTACTCGCTGAGCCTGCTGCGGGCCACCCTCCACAAATATGAACA aGCGCTGTCCCAGTGCGGCGTGGAGGTGTACAAGAAGATCGGCTCTCTGTATTCCGAGATGAGCGTCCACGAGCGCTCGCTGGACTTCCTGATCGAGCTGCTGCACAAGGACCAGCTGGACGAGACGGTCAACGTGGAGGTGCTCACCAAGGCCATCAAGTACTACCAG CAACTGTACGGCGTTCATCTGTCCGAGCAGAGCGAGGATTGCACCCTGCAGCTGGCCGACCACATCAGA TTCACGCAGAGCGCGCTGGACTGCGTGTCGGTGGAGGCGGGCCGCCTGCGGGCCTTCCTGCACGCCGGCCAAGAGACGACCGACCTGGCCGTGCTGCTCAAGGACCTGGAGACGTCCTGCGGCGACGTGCGGCAGTTCTGCAAGAAGATCCGCCGCCGCATGCCGGGCACCGACGCGCCGGGCATCCCGTCGGCGCTCTGCTTCGGGCCGCAG GTGTCGGAGACGCTGCGGGAGTGCCGCAAGCAGCTGACGTGGGCGGTGGCGCTGCTGCAGGAGGTGGCGGCGGCCGGAGCGCAGATGATGTCGCCGCTGGGCGAGCACGAGGGGCTGGCGGCCGTCAAGCTGGAGGACGTGGCCTTCAAGGCGGGAGAGCAG ATTTACGGCCGGCCGGGCGCGAACCCGTACGAGTGTCTCCGTCAGTCGTGCTGCGTCGTCATAGCGACCATGAACAAGATGGCCACCGCCATGCAGGAGGGCGAGTACGACGCCGAGCGGCCTCGCGCCAAG GACACGCCTCCCGTGGAGCTGCGGGCGGCGGCCGTTCGCGCGGAAATGACGGACGCGGAAGGTTTGGGGATGAAGCTGGAGGACAGGGAGACGGTCATCAAGGAGCTCAAGAAGTCGCTCAAGATTaag GGCGAAGAATTGAGCGAGGCCAACGTGCGGCTGAGCCTGCTGGAGAAGAAGCTGGACAGCTCGTCCAAAGACGCCGACGAGCGCGTGGAGAAGATTCAAACCCGACTGGACGAAGCTCAGAACCTCCTCAAGAAAAAAGAGAA GAACTTCGAGGAGACGATGGACGCGCTGCAGGCCGACATCGACCAGCTGGAGGCCGAGAAGGCCGAGCTCAAGCAGCGCGTCGTCGGCGGCGGTCAGGCCAAGATGGCCGGCGACGGCCCGCGAGGCGGCGGTCCGCCCGGAATGCCCG CTTGCGCGTCGTGCGCGTCAGGCGTCCAGGTGGTGGACTCACCACTGTTGACATGTCAGCTGGAAGCTCAGCGCCATTGCATCAAGCAGCTCAAGAATCAAAACAACTGGCTCAAG GCGGAGAAGATGCGAAGCCAGCTGGCGGCGCTGCCCCCGCTGCGCGTCACCAAGCTGCCCTCAAGGGACAGCGGCCTTGCGCCGCTCTCCGGCGCCCTCTACAGGAAGACGGACCAGCTGCTGGAGACGTTGCTGCAGATGAGCGCCAATGTCAAAGTGGTCGACATCACCGGAAAATGTCCCG TGACTCCGAGCGCTCAACTTCTGGAGCAGACGGCTCGTTTGCAGTCGCTGCGTGACACGCTGGACAGACTTAAG GACGAGGTGGCCGAGCACGTGGTCAAGCAGCAGCCCGGCGCTCGGGTGCCGTCGGACTTTGCCACCTTTCCCGCCACCGCCTTCGTCAAG GCGGAAGAGGAGAAGCGCGACGGCGACTGCGTGCTGGTTGGCCGTGTGATGGTCCCGTGTCCTCGGGGTCAGGAGCAGGTCCACCGCCTGCTCCTGACACAACGACAACTCCGCCACGTCCACGGCCTCCTGCGCACCTGA